Proteins found in one Papio anubis isolate 15944 chromosome 13, Panubis1.0, whole genome shotgun sequence genomic segment:
- the LOC101026281 gene encoding LOW QUALITY PROTEIN: E3 ubiquitin-protein ligase RING2-like (The sequence of the model RefSeq protein was modified relative to this genomic sequence to represent the inferred CDS: substituted 1 base at 1 genomic stop codon), producing MSQAVQTNGTQPLSKTWELSLYELQXTPQKTEIVVSPRSLHSELMCPICLEMLKNTMTTKECLHPFCADCIIIALRSGNRECLTCRKKLVSKRSRRPDPDFDALISKIYPSHDEYETHQDRVLARISKHNNQQALSHSIEEGLKIQAMNKLQRRKKQQIENGSEAEDNGDTSHCSNASTHSNQEAGPSNKRTKTTDDSGLDNNNAAMEIDPVMDGTSETELVFRPHPTLTEKDDSAQTRHIKTSGNATVDHLSKYLAVRLAFKELRSRAGHGESNQMNLDTASEKQYNIYIARASGQFPLLNGSFSLELVSEKYWKVNKPMKLYYAHTKEHK from the exons aaaaaccgaAATTGTGGTTTCACCTCGAAGTCTACACAGTGAATTAATGTGCCCAATTTGTTTGGAAATGTTGAAGAACACCATGACTACAAAGGAGTGTTTACATCCTTTCTGTGCAGACTGCATCATCATAGCCCTTAGAAGTGGCAACAGAGAATGTCTTACCTGTCGGAAAAAACTAGTTTCCAAAAGATCACGAAGGCCAGACCCAGACTTTGATGCCCTCATCAGCAAAATTTATCCAAGTCATGATGAGTATGAAACTCATCAAGATAGAGTATTAGCCAGGATCAGCAAGCACAATAATCAGCAAGCACTCAGTCACAGCATTGAGGAAGGACTGAAGATACAGGCTATGAACAAACTGCAGCGACGCAAGAAACAACAGATTGAAAATGGTAGTGAAGCAGAAGATAATGGTGACACTTCACACTGTAGTAATGCCTCCACACATAGCAATCAGGAAGCAGGCCCTAGTAACAAACGGACCAAAACAACTGATGATTCTGGGCTTGATAATAACAATGCAGCAATGGAAATTGATCCAGTAATGGATGGCACTAGTGAAACTGAATTAGTATTTAGGCCTCATCCCACACTTACGGAAAAAGATGACAGTGCACAGACAAGACACATAAAGACTTCTGGTAACGCCACTGTAGATCACTTATCCAAGTATCTGGCTGTGAGGTTAGCTTTTAAAGAACTTCgaagcagggctgggcatg GTGAATCAAACCAGATGAACCTTGATACAGCCAGTGAGAAGCAGTATAACATTTATATAGCAAGAGCCAGTGGCCAGTTTCCTCTATTAAATGGCTCTTTTTCTTTGGAATTGGTCAGTGAGAAATACTGGAAAGTGAACAAACCCATGAAACTTTACTACGCACATACCAAGGAGCACAAATGA